Proteins from one Aspergillus nidulans FGSC A4 chromosome VIII genomic window:
- the clrD gene encoding protein clrD (transcript_id=CADANIAT00001456): MLVDLTIDSDPEEQPRLVSRLPFISEYHNNQELIGLSCSLDDGSIPNPLIKSLGRQTLAHRTLSPSPHTKNSTIPFKRKSDADSAESGSESSYASAVAYPQKAKTRTTNVSSRNPVGHDSLSGPFKRVGAGPGTGAARQARQIPASAPSLASSSGTDSAAGHYAPSPAPETLRVVIPSPSVQLKKEIDSAERLPDAEVKTPEITGMSEKYYPTDALERRAMRGAYPAARKTNRAGVPLVIGTPGPFLTEKNRRPVIDLLCKNLQKKLASIKGPAVTVAKADEKRLAKATTGFEFINEYKLREGVAPISKEFQSGCSCETICLPDRCQCLAQEEDSEERIIAYKRARDNPRFMVLRPEFMKRTSMIFECNSLCGCEEKCWNRVVQLGRTIRLEIFHTGARGFGLRSLDTIRAGQFIDLYLGEVITTSKADQREKIANTRNAPSYLFSLDFLVDDESSYVVDGANYGAATRFINHSCNPNCRMFPVSRTHGDDYLYDLAFFALREIKPGTELTFDYNPGMERVDKLDPNAVPCLCGEPNCRGQLWATERKKAR, encoded by the exons ATGCTGGTTGACCTCACGATAGACTCTGATCCAGAGGAGCAACCCCGG TTAGTTTCGCGTCTTCCTTTTATCTCTGAATACCACAATAACCAAGAACTTATCGGTTTATCGTGCTCCCTGGACGATGGGTCA ATTCCTAACCCTCTTATCAAAAGTCTTGGGCGGCAGACACTTGCACACCGCActctttctccctctcctcaCACCAAGAACTCTACAATTCCTTTCAAGAGAAAGTCAGATGCAGACTCCGCCGAGTCCGGCTCAGAGTCTTCATACGCAAGTGCAGTTGCGTACCCTCAAAAAGCAAAGACCAGAACCACCAATGTTTCCTCTCGAAACCCAGTTGGCCATGATAGCCTGTCCGGGCCCTTTAAGAGAGTTGGTGCCGGCCCTGGTACTGGTGCTGCGCGTCAGGCACGCCAAATCCCAGCATCAGCTCCATCTCTAGCTTCAAGTTCAGGCACAGACTCAGCCGCAGGCCATTATGCCCCAAGCCCAGCGCCGGAGACCCTGAGAGTAGTCattccatctccatcagtACAGCTAAAGAAAGAGATTGATTCTGCCGAGCGGCTCCCGGATGCAGAAGTCAAGACTCCCGAGATTACGGGTATGTCGGAGAAATACTACCCAACAGATGCTCTTGAAAGGCGCGCAATGAGGGGTGCATATCCAGCTGCTAGGAAAACCAATCGCGCTGGTGTCCCTTTAGTCATTGGCACACCAGGCCCCTTTTTAACTGAGAAGAATAGACGCCCCGTGATAGACTTGCTCTGCAAGAATCTCCAGAAGAAACTAGCCTCCATCAAAGGTCCAGCAGTGACTGTGGCCAAAGCGGACGAGAAGCGTCTCGCCAAAGCTACCACAGGCTTCGAGTTCATCAACGAGTACAAGCTCCGAGAGGGCGTAGCACCTATCAGCAAGGAATTCCAATCCGGCTGTAGCTGCGAGACTATCTGCCTACCAGATAGATGCCAGTGTCTTGCACAAGAAGAGGACTCGGAAGAACGTATCATTGCATACAAGCGTGCCCGAGACAATCCGCGCTTCATGGTCCTTCGGCCTGAGTTCATGAAGCGCACATCCATGATCTTCGAATGCAATTCTCTGTGCGGGTGTGAGGAGAAATGCTGGAATCGCGTCGTCCAGTTGGGACGCACTATCCGCCTGGAGATTTTCCACACTGGAGCGCGTGGCTTTG GCCTCCGTTCGCTTGATACCATCCGCGCTGGCCAATTCATAGATCTATATCTTGGTGAAGTAATCACAACCTCCAAGGCCGACCAGCGCGAAAAAATCGCCAACACGCGTAACGCCCCTTCCTATCTCTTTAGTCTCGACTTCCTTGTTGATGACGAAAGCAGTTACGTTGTTGACGGGGCGAACTATGGTGCCGCCACCCGCTTCATCAACCACTCCTGCAACCCCAACTGCCGTATGTTTCCCGTCTCCCGTACCCACGGCGATGACTACCTTTATGATTTGGCGTTCTTCGCATTAAGAGAAATCAAACCCGGCACAGAATTGACCTTCGACTATAACCCCGGAATGGAGAGGGTTGATAAGCTGGATCCGAATGCGGTGCCTTGTCTTTGCGGCGAGCCAAATTGTCGCGGGCAGCTGTGGGCTactgagaggaagaaagcaaggTAG
- a CDS encoding uncharacterized protein (transcript_id=CADANIAT00001457) translates to MRPNQPSTPSLSLVYTSFQPHTQVNTNNHNTNDNEYYSPSSPSSPTSLLSSTTAITSTSYTFSSSPNSPSLSAVQPQHIRKPHLISDKLNIGHSHAGAGSETSTGTTITLRRRPSNIDILLQQEHSRASIDAIERQGLELLEPRPVDLDPVSPIGVSPRGVVQPQSLPTVTQARLPIQSPTSNAGVGNDGGHGVDKVTRAQEDVSVQMDGLISHSQPRFVMSGIFETMEGRG, encoded by the coding sequence ATGCGTCCAAATCAACCTTCGACACCGAGCCTCTCGCTCGTATACACTTCCTTCCAGCCGCATACTCAAGTGAATACGAACAATCATAACACCAACGATAATGAATACTACTCACCAAGCTCACCATCGTCTCCGACCAGCCTACTAAGCTCCACGACCGCGATTACAAGTACCAGCTACACGTTTTCCTCATCACCAAATTCACCATCACTATCGGCAGTCCAACCTCAACATATTCGCAAACCCCACTTGATTTCCGATAAACTGAACATCGGCCACAGTCACGCCGGTGCGGGATCCGAAACAAGTACAGGAACGACCATAAcactccgccgccgcccctCTAACATCGATatacttcttcagcaagaacaTTCTCGGGCGTCGATCGATGCAATCGAGCGACAGGGCCTAGAGCTCCTAGAACCGCGTCCCGTGGATCTTGATCCTGTCAGTCCCATCGGAGTCAGCCCCCGTGGTGTAGTACAGCCACAGTCGCTGCCTACCGTCACACAGGCCCGGCTCCCGATCCAGTCTCCTACTAGTAATGCTGGTGTTGGAAACGATGGCGGACATGGTGTTGATAAGGTTACCCGAGCTCAGGAAGATGTCTCGGTGCAGATGGACGGGTTGATCTCGCACTCGCAACCCCGGTTTGTGATGAGCGGAATATTCGAGACGATGGAAGGGAGAGGGTAG